From one Paramormyrops kingsleyae isolate MSU_618 chromosome 1, PKINGS_0.4, whole genome shotgun sequence genomic stretch:
- the LOC111850129 gene encoding MARVEL domain-containing protein 3 isoform X2, with product MSQTRSQRGHRDGNNEPRVGKTQRDQRNGMSSSSGNRSSSRPSYPRSSVRHSHQEQPQRSKWTYICSRRGIVLMCTVLTNILVLICVVAAMMVMSGMSAMGGLAAGSFSINTAYTPFEGTELQQVRDLDMKYNQMRSPGVYGGVAFSLTLGVLSLLFVVSGNRPAHLLPRKLLLGKFVFQVVGAVAYVVAVGLYLHFVIQVNATDVCTMRERLYARQGYTWMNCNVGGGDASVALFGLITAGLYAAGAVLTGITIRHVRNYLSHMDDRGRYSQEETSHQQEAPLRSDTTFV from the exons ATGAGCCAGACAAGATCTCAGCGGGGACACAGGGATGGGAATAATGAGCCCAGGGTGGGGAAAACGCAGAGGGACCAAAGAAACGGAATGTCTTCTTCGTCAGGTAACAG GTCATCCTCACGGCCCTCTTACCCCAGGAGCTCTGTGAGGCACAGTCACCAGGAACAGCCCCAGAGGTCCAAGTGGACATATATCTGCTCCAGGAGAG GTATCGTGTTGATGTGCACGGTGCTGACCAACATCCTGGTGCTGATCTGCGTCGTCGCGGCGATGATGGTGATGTCGGGAATGTCGGCTATGGGGGGCCTGGCCGCCGGGAGCTTCAGCATCAACACTGCATACACCCCCTTCGAGGGCACCGAGCTGCAGCAGGTGCGCGACTTGGACATGAAGTACAACCAGATGCGATCGCCGGGCGTCTACGGGGGCGTGGCCTTCAGCCTGACCCTCGGCGTGCTCTCGCTGCTCTTCGTGGTGTCCGGGAACCGGCCCGCCCACCTGCTGCCCCGTAAGCTGCTCCTCGGGAAGTTCGTCTTTCAGGTGGTGGGCGCCGTCGCCTATGTGGTGGCGGTGGGCCTGTACCTGCACTTCGTCATCCAGGTGAACGCCACCGACGTCTGCACGATGCGCGAGCGCCTGTATGCCCGGCAGGGCTACACCTGGATGAACTGCAACGTAGGGGGCGGCGACGCTTCTGTGGCCCTGTTTGGCCTCATCACAGCTGGCCTATATGCCGCGGGCGCCGTCCTGACTGGCATAACCATCCGGCACGTAAGGAATTACCTCTCGCATATGGATGACCGCGGGAGGTACAGCCAGGAGGAGACCTCCCACCAGCAGGAGGCCCCGTTGCGATCTGACACGACATTTGTGTGA
- the LOC111850129 gene encoding MARVEL domain-containing protein 3 isoform X1, giving the protein MSQGCGNPTLDPSDTDMSQTRSQRGHRDGNNEPRVGKTQRDQRNGMSSSSGNRSSSRPSYPRSSVRHSHQEQPQRSKWTYICSRRGIVLMCTVLTNILVLICVVAAMMVMSGMSAMGGLAAGSFSINTAYTPFEGTELQQVRDLDMKYNQMRSPGVYGGVAFSLTLGVLSLLFVVSGNRPAHLLPRKLLLGKFVFQVVGAVAYVVAVGLYLHFVIQVNATDVCTMRERLYARQGYTWMNCNVGGGDASVALFGLITAGLYAAGAVLTGITIRHVRNYLSHMDDRGRYSQEETSHQQEAPLRSDTTFV; this is encoded by the exons ATGAGTCAGGGGTGCGGAAATCCAACGCTCGACCCGTCCGACACGG ATATGAGCCAGACAAGATCTCAGCGGGGACACAGGGATGGGAATAATGAGCCCAGGGTGGGGAAAACGCAGAGGGACCAAAGAAACGGAATGTCTTCTTCGTCAGGTAACAG GTCATCCTCACGGCCCTCTTACCCCAGGAGCTCTGTGAGGCACAGTCACCAGGAACAGCCCCAGAGGTCCAAGTGGACATATATCTGCTCCAGGAGAG GTATCGTGTTGATGTGCACGGTGCTGACCAACATCCTGGTGCTGATCTGCGTCGTCGCGGCGATGATGGTGATGTCGGGAATGTCGGCTATGGGGGGCCTGGCCGCCGGGAGCTTCAGCATCAACACTGCATACACCCCCTTCGAGGGCACCGAGCTGCAGCAGGTGCGCGACTTGGACATGAAGTACAACCAGATGCGATCGCCGGGCGTCTACGGGGGCGTGGCCTTCAGCCTGACCCTCGGCGTGCTCTCGCTGCTCTTCGTGGTGTCCGGGAACCGGCCCGCCCACCTGCTGCCCCGTAAGCTGCTCCTCGGGAAGTTCGTCTTTCAGGTGGTGGGCGCCGTCGCCTATGTGGTGGCGGTGGGCCTGTACCTGCACTTCGTCATCCAGGTGAACGCCACCGACGTCTGCACGATGCGCGAGCGCCTGTATGCCCGGCAGGGCTACACCTGGATGAACTGCAACGTAGGGGGCGGCGACGCTTCTGTGGCCCTGTTTGGCCTCATCACAGCTGGCCTATATGCCGCGGGCGCCGTCCTGACTGGCATAACCATCCGGCACGTAAGGAATTACCTCTCGCATATGGATGACCGCGGGAGGTACAGCCAGGAGGAGACCTCCCACCAGCAGGAGGCCCCGTTGCGATCTGACACGACATTTGTGTGA